Within Streptomyces roseirectus, the genomic segment ACGCTCGACGCACGACCCCGAACCGACAAGGGGGCGAGCCACCTTGCAGCACTCGGCCCACGTCGACACCTTCGCGCGCGACCACCTCCCGCCGCCCGGCGACTGGCCCGAACTCCGCTTCGACCTCCCGGAGTTGGCCTACCCGCCCCGTCTGAACTGCGCCGCCGCCCTGCTCACCGGACAGCCCGGGGAGCGCCCCGCGTTCCACACCCCGGCCTCGACCTGGTCGTACGACGAGCTGCGCGGCCGCGTCGACCGGATCGCGCACGTCCTGACCGGCGAGCTGGGCATCGTCCCCGGCAACCGGGTGCTGCTGCGCGGGCCCACCACGCCCTGGCTCGCGGCCTGTTGGCTGGCGGTGCTGAAGGCGGGCGCGATCGCCGTCACCGTCCTCGCGCAGCAGCGCGCGCACGAGCTGGCGACGATGTGCGAGATCGCGCGGGTGAGCCACGCCCTGTGCGACGCGCGCTGTCTGGACGACCTGGTCAAGGCGGAGGTGCCGGGCCTGAGGATCACCGCGTTCGGCGGGGACGCGGCGGACGACCTGCTGAACCGGCCGACGTCCGAACTCCCTTACCCGGCGGCCGACACGGCCGCCGACGACGTCGCGCTGATCGCGTTCACGTCGGGGACGACCGGGCGGCCGAAGGGGTGCGCGCACTTCCACCGGGACGTGCTGGCGATCGCGGACACGTTCGCGCGGCACGTGCTGCGGCCGACGGCGGACGACGTGTTCGCGGGGAGTCCGCCGCTCGGGTTCACGTTCGGGCTCGGCGGGCTCGTCGTGTTCCCGCTGCGGGCCGGGGCGAGCGCGCTGCTCCTCGAACAGGCGGGCCCGCAGGCGCTGTTGGGGGCGATCGCCGAGCACCGGGTGTCGGTGCTGTTCACCGCGCCGACGGCGTACCGCGCGATGCTCGGCG encodes:
- a CDS encoding AMP-binding protein, with product MQHSAHVDTFARDHLPPPGDWPELRFDLPELAYPPRLNCAAALLTGQPGERPAFHTPASTWSYDELRGRVDRIAHVLTGELGIVPGNRVLLRGPTTPWLAACWLAVLKAGAIAVTVLAQQRAHELATMCEIARVSHALCDARCLDDLVKAEVPGLRITAFGGDAADDLLNRPTSELPYPAADTAADDVALIAFTSGTTGRPKGCAHFHRDVLAIADTFARHVLRPTADDVFAGSPPLGFTFGLGGLVVFPLRAGASALLLEQAGPQALLGAIAEHRVSVLFTAPTAYRAMLGELGAHDVSSLRRCVSAGENLPAATWRAWHERTGLRIVNGIGATELLHIFISAADELIRPGTTGVPVPGWQAEVQDAFGRPVPDGTSGLLAVRGPVGCRYLDDPRQREYVRGGWNITGDTYVREPDGYFRYVARADDMIVSAGYNIAGPEVEEALLRHPDVLEAAVVGRPDEERGQVVVAYVVVREGARRDADALRAFVKAELAPYKCPREVAFLAELPRTATGKLQRFRLRGDGLTGGDQH